The genome window CAAGccaaagttatatttttttttgggggggggatcagAATGTAGAAGAGGTCTGATAGTGAGAAAGTAGACTCAAAtacatttcttttcatttttgaaagggAAATCATTGCGAGTCTTGGAACTGAGAACGTATATGTTATTGTCCAGAGAgttgtttaaattaatttcaggAGATGTTTGAAGGAATATTTGAAAGTGACCGAAAGATACTGTTTTGTGTCATGAAAAACCAATCAAGTAAAGGAACAACACTACGGAGCTTTTATGCAAGGAGAGCCAGTAAAGTCATCGTTGGTGCTTTGGCTGCTAAGGCAAAAAGTCTATATTAATATCCTTTGAAAAAAGGCCTATGCAAAGGCAGACAGAAGGGGGGCTCCCTGTGTAGCAAAGGATCAAACACAACAATCCTTGATAGTAGGGTGTACTAACAATCCTTAGTACAAcgttaattttataattttcattgtccATTTTGAAGTTTCAAAGTTATGGGTCAGTCAATTGATTACACTAACACTAAACGCTACAAAGTGGATTTAATTAATTGTCGATTACTGAAAAGTTTTAGTATAAACTCAGCAAGGACAAAATggcttttgaataataatagatgatttaacaaaaataagCTAAGTCGACTGGAATCTGAATATGCAATATAGACGATTAAACGTGGTTAATTTCCTGTGTTTCTCCATGGTTTGAGGTGTATTCCAGTCAGATGTGGCATGTTATCATGCATTTCATCTTATTTTAGTATGAGCATGGCTTAGCAACTTAAAAAATACGAGCAACATTATTTAATAATCAAATGccgaaataatatatttattttccagaTTTGAGCCCCCCAGCTTCATAATGGAAATACAGTAAAGCATTCCAAGGATGAAACATTTTTGGATCTTCTGTTTCCTTATTTTCGTCATCATCACCCCCTCTTTTAACGTTTCTGCAGAGGAGACATGCAAACTCGCGAAAGAGCAGGGATGGATGAAGTACGACTGCAAAGCTGAAGGCAGTTTGGTGACTTccaaaatagaatcaaatgcAACCAATGTTTACATTTCCAATGCTCGAAATGTGACTGTTAATTTGAGTGATTTACCAAACCTAGCAGTTGTCAAAATTAGTAAttcctctttggttcaattgtACTTCAGCAGCTCCACTGCCACTAATATAAGTCGAATTCAAGTGTTGAAAAGTGAGACTGTGATAGTAAATGTAAAGAAGTTACCAGCACTAGATACCCTTAAAATAACCGATGCCAAATACACCGatattatttttcccatagcgATACGTGTGATTATATTACATAATGTACAATTAAAAACGATGCCAGATTATCCAAGAAGAGCCTTGGAAATTTTGGACCTCTCCGAAAACCCAATAAGCAACATAGATCGATTGGACGACATGCCAGTGCTAACATTCCTAAGCCTTGCCAatacaaacttgaaaaaacttccAATCTTGAACCTACCGATGCTTGACAAGCTTATTCTTGATGGCATTAATCTTGAAGAAATGTCTAGTGATATTTTTCTATCAACACCCAACCTGAAAGAGATTTATGTTTCTGAAATGCCAAGACTGCATAAATTAAGTGATAGGGTTTTCACTCCTCTGTCAAAACTCGATAAGCTTGTTCTTACCCAGAACAAGAAACTTGTTTCACTCCAAGGGGTATTTTTTCCATATTCActcaaatttttgaatataagtgaaaactCCTTAAAGTACATTCCTAAGTCGTTAATAAAAGCTAAACTGGAATATTTTTTAGCGCATGGTAACAATTTAGTATGCGACTGTGGCCACCTTTGGCTACATCACTGGAATCGAAGTAACTTAGAATGTGGTGAAGGAAAATATTCGGGTCTGCACTTAAATGAAGCAATGCCCTTAGAAAATTGCTCAAAAGTTGAACTCCAAAACTCCACGTCTCTTTCTTCCGTTTTCATTTACGACAGAGTCATTTTGAGATGCACATTCAGAGGTAATCCTGCACCTAGTATAACCTGGATTACCCCATATAATACTGTTTATAAATGGTCATCTGAAGTTCTTATGGATGAAAATATGACCCAGGCATTAGAAACAGGAGAATTACTCATCCCAAGAGTGGAAAGGAAGGACGTCGGACGTTATACATGTACAGGTTCAAATGCTGTTTCTGATTTTACAACGTATGTAACGCTAAAAATGAATCCAAGAACAATTCACGAGACAAAAGTATTTAGCGTCGTTGCTGGGCTTGCTACTTGCGTTGCATTTATGATTATCGTCGTAACAGTCCTCCTGGTTAAGATGCTTGTCGAAAGGTCAGTTTTTTATGCTATTAGTTACAAAAAAACTCATCTAGATCAAACTTTACTGATAGCACACAATAAATAATAACCAAGTTGATTAGAGACTAGAgcaaagaagaatttttttggctaaactcAGTAGTTATTTTTGAATCTTCGTGTTAACTGCAGCACTTAAACATCACTTTAAAATTCGGACgtctcccgtttttttttttgctattgacCCAGTCTTCAAATACAAAatcgcaaaaaaagaaaaaaagattgggGACAATGATTTGAGGGGTTGTTTGTGTTAAACGAGTTAATCCCTACTTCGAAAAGGAATATTCAAGGActgtttttcaatcaaattcttttggtatatcACAAATCAAAATAGTAAGCGTTTTTCTCATTCAAATACATCTTTGTAATTGCAGTAAAGATTTGGCCCCAAAACTCCAAAGTCACCCATGCAGATCTACTATACGAGACTTTTAGAAAATACGTCGGTATGCTTTTTTCACGAGTGGATATGACTACTACACTaacaaaactcaaaatattAGTCTAGAAAGACCGCAATTCTCCGTTTTTCATTGCGCAAACTTaactgatcaaacagttcgtggtaacgaactgtagtaaggagcgacccggctcaatagtaaccaaaactctaaaaaatggaattttgataccaatagctacatcaaaagaatcgcattttaatgctgattttaaatatataagtttcatcaagtttagtcaaaagttacgagcctgagaaaatgtgccttattttaggaaattgtgtgaaacgccccctaaagtcatataatctaaacgaaaatcacaccatcagattcagcgtatccgagaaccctattgtagaagtttcaagctcctatctacaaaaatgtggaattttgtattgtttgccggaaggcagatcacggatgcgtgtttttttttttttttttttttttttttttttttttttttttttttttttttttttttcaggggtgatcgtattgacctagtggtcttagaatgtagcgagagggctcattctaacggaaatgaaatgttctagtgccctttttaagtgaccaaaacaattggagggcacctagaccccctcccacgctaattattttcccaaagtcaacggatcaaaattctgagatagccattttattcagcgtagtcaaaaaaccttaaaactatttctttggaGACCACTTACTctcccatagtccccgtgggaggggctacaagttacaaactttgaccagtgcttacatatagtaacggttattgggaagtgtacagacgttttcagggggattttttggttgcgggaggggttgagaagaggggggtatgttgggggaactttccatcgaggaatttgtaatggaggaagaaaatttctatgaagggagcgcagcattttctagcattatttaaaaaaaaaaaacaaggaaaaaataaatatgaaaaggttttttcaactggaagtaaggagcagcattaaaacttaaaacgaacaaaaattattacacatgtgaggggctcacctcctcctaatacttcgctctttaccctaaagtattttttgtaatttcaactatttattctacggcttttgtgattcaggggtcattcttaatgaattgggacaaaatttaagctttagtgtaaagaacaggTACTGACCAGGGGGTGACCCCCCTCataattgtaataaaaacatgagaatacaaaagttcgttacgtaagctaatttataaaatacgtatatcttttactaataaaaacattcgtaaaaaattaaaagttctatttgcctttttaattaaccgaaaatcggagggcaactaggcttcctcccccactcctttttttctcaaaatcattcgatcaagactatgagaaagccatttagccaaaacaaaatgcaaatttcgttttaattattcctctgcggagagccaaaatcaaaacatgcattgattcaaaaacgttcagaaattagataaaaaaacaagttttttttaactgaaagtaaggagcgacattaaaatttaaaacaaacagaaattacttcgtatatgaaaggggctgcttcctcatcaacgtcccgctctttacgctaaagatttttactgttttaaaaagtatagttgagagaaagagtcaaaccttagcgtaaagagcggggcattgatgaggaagcagcccctttcatatacgaagcaatttctgttcgttttaaatttgaatgtcgctccttactttcagttaaaaaaacttgttttttttaatttgatctcGAATAAAGAACAGTGCGAAAGCTTAATAGTTATTTGGTCTAAATAATTTGGATAATGGACAAAATGTCTTTCGAGCAATGAGCAAAATAGATGCAAACAAGCCAATATTACAAATCATAATTCTAGTTCATCCTTTTAAACTAGGCTATGCGTCAGAATTGGATTGAAGGCCTTTGTTAAGTCGAAAGAAAAGAGCAAAGCTAAATTGGTTTTTCGTTTCTAGGTGTGGTTGGCAATGTTGTTGTAAAAAGCAAGAATCTCCACAAGCAAAACGTATTAAAACAATGCTTGACAGTTTGGAACAATACCGCTCACAGCAACTCGAAAGACTTCGCGAGAGCTACCATCAACAggtaaaagaaactattttgatcaaatgtGTAGAACAGAATTGATACAAGGTTCATCATTGTCATCCCGACTAGGACAGTATACTGCTTTGTTTCATTGTTGCCAGATGTTTAATTTAAAGTTGCACCTCCAGTAAAGAGAAAATGCACCGACAGCTCGTTTTTCTAATATAAATGTGTTGAATGAAcgattttccccaaaaaatccGCTGATTTGAAAGAATTCATGCGCCAAGGCCtaaaaaatgcccccccccctttagcAACGAATTAAGCTAATTTCTTTAGATGTCAAACATATGTGTGTGAGCTTTTTATGTGTGCATTCGGAGACGAGCTCAGGAGTCAATTTCATTTTATGGTGAAttgaaatggaatagttgtgggcaacaagtcatggctaattgttgataaagccaagacagatagtccaattaagtgagaagcaaacctggcattaaccccccccccctccttattAGGATTGCATAAAAACGATGTTAGTTGATGTGTTAATAGATATTAGgtcattgctagggcagtagaaccaaggtagatagtcatagagctaagatagtgatagaacctatagttgtctaagtgtttggttaatttggcacgggtaaacggcgggagtaagtgtgcctctcttatttgaccaatatttgtttgttatcttttagcaagtcatGCTTGTCTAGAGtatcaggcaggttgaccaagaatttaaaattgatataggaccgttagattgcctggaatgagagaTAAACAAGGGACGCCTACCTATGTATTTCGTTAGGTGAGCTGAAGGATAATAGTACCTACGACTAGATTTGTCATTTacgaaagaaaaaagggaattcACAGATTGTTAGGTCATTTTTACCGACCAAGATTAAAGTTTCGGTAGAATCtttgcaaagtagtaaaaatgTGGCAAAATCACGATGCCTTGAGAAGTAATTCCAAATTCTTCCTTTAATCAACCAGGGAAACACATCGAGGGAGGCAGACATTTACCACTCCTCCCTTTCCGTGTGTGATGCCTCTGTCTATAACATGTCCAGTTTCAATgcttttcaaattctttttttttgtgaaaggaGGAAACTCAATTTTACCCGTCAAAAACACAACACGGCacaaatctttgatttttttttcttttattttttctcccatAGCCTTATTTTCAAAGGCGAGGAACTGAGCTGAGTCAGAAAATTTATAGCTACATGAAAACAACAAAACCCAAAAGCTTACTGTCgcctagttaaaaaaaagcagttatgaattttttcaagtttgtttttattttatcgttATTGGGTTTTGCTTATACTGACATTCCCATACACAGGACCCTTTATGAAATTGGGCCAAATTACCCTTACCCCAATCTGACTGAAAAAATATGGcctaagaatttaatttttcgaATGTCCTTGTTCTCGCTAAAAAGTGGCGTATGCTTTTTCCAATAGGGGGGAATATAAAAGGTAGCTAAGGTTTTTTTATCCGTTACATATTCTCATCCACTTAGAGGACTAACGGTCCTCAAAGTAGATAAGAATAAATGTTTTGATTCTTATAAATAAGActgtccttttttttctttcaagcaattttttttaattctctgaTACTGAGAAAATAATGCTCATACTGTAAAATCTTACAGCTGGTATTGCAACGAGAGTGACACGAGtgcgaaaaaaggaaaagtttttGAGTTAGTTCTAGAAGGCTAGGTAGATCTGATTTTTCATAAGAAATCAGATTTTAGTGGCCATACTTTTTGTTAAATgacgctgtttttttttttaattattattattattattgaatgcCCACCGATGTTCAATATGTAGTGTCAATGAAAGAAATAAGTAATGACCAAACTAAACAATCATCATTCTTTAAGTTAGAATAATACCAATTATAACAGGCTGTACAAGGTTATATGGATGTACTGATGACGAAATATTACTGAATCGCAGTaagatacaaaaatatttaagatacCCCAGTTTGCCAGAATGAACCTTTTAGGCAAGACATAGCCCGTTGgttgtttttcatttgtaaatTGGTTCATAGGAATTCCTGGGGGGACTTGTCTTTTCTCGGGCTATTCAAATatcacaatttttgaaaatttacagCTACAAAATGTAACTACAAAATATGTGCAACTCGTAGTCCTTTTCATATGATCTTTTAACTTGGGTTTCTTTAAATTATAGGTAAACAGAGTCAAAGAAAACTGTGCTCTCCAAGCTGAAAAAGTAAGAGACACTTATCAACATCAAGCTCAAAATGTCAGAGATCTTAGAAGCTATGGTACTCAACATTTTACAGTAATGAAGGACCAATACAGTGAACAGGTATATTATATTCTGTCTTGAACTATTTTTGTCTAACTCATGAGAGTCCAAAAGTGCTAAATCACATAAAAAACCGTCTTTTTCTGGTTTTCTGAAAATCCAGAACCGATGTGGACACTTGGGCTAAGAGAATTTGGCAACTCTcgttttcacatttattttaagAAGGAAACTGATCCAGTGTAAAGGCAAACCATCCATTATAATGAGGAAGGCTTATATATCCTTATATTTTTGAGGCTTTTTGTTGCTACCTATCTTGTTCAAATTGATCATACTCTACTCGAACCGATAAAATTAGCTAGAAGGCAGCATTTTTGGTCTGCTTAAGGTACATCAAAATCCACATTAGTATAGAATACTGCGTAGTTCTGATAAGGTTTACAAAATCGTGTAGCCTTCAAGTAGGCGTCGTTTACGCGATCTCAACAGAGCAGGAGTTCAGGAACTATTTAAGGTCTAACCGATTTGTGACCCTGAATGAATTTTAAATGAGACACGAAATTGAAAACTTTGCATATcaagaaaaatacctttttttttcttttacgaaGTAAATTTGGCTTCTATACAATTCTGTTCGTTCAGAAGCATACAAAACGAACACAATACTTCACAAAATGGTCAAATATCCATGGCTAGGTTATttataaagaataatataaaaaataaggtattttttcattttttttttgtgacaagGTATCGCTGCGAAATATACCAAATccttcaaattttgacaaagaaGTAAAAAACCAATACATTTGGTTAGGTTCATCAGTAATACCACACACAACTGAAATGCAACCCTAAAAATGCTTCCAGTTAGAATAAGTGTACCTATTAAAAGGATTTGTATGATTCTCTAAAAACTATAGTATTCgtgcccctccccccacccagGTGGCGTCCTGCGAGGTATTGGTAAGCAGTAAAAGGTCTCTAATGGGAGTATCCAGGTGCATTCAAATTGCCACGGTAACACCCAAAATAAGAGAGAGCTGTATGTTTTGATTGATACCATGAGCCTACTAAGAGGATCTTTGGTCAATCCAAGGATTTTCATGAATAATAAACACCATTAACCAATGACGCGCTCTTAGATCCAGGAGGAAATCACTTCAGGATGCTTGcacttaaattttgtttatactgTTTGTTCATTTGGCTTATCTGTTTGGACTTCTTCAAGTTAACACTAATGTTTCAagtatcaaaaatatttctatatttacGTAAAACATTGTTTCTCAGGAATGAGGGCAACAAAAGTTTATGTTGGTCATTcactttaccctttttttatttttagatgagaAAATTAAACGACTATTCGACAGACCGACTTCAAAGAGTGAGAACAAATTACTTGACTCAACGTGACCGCATAAGCCGTTTCTCAGCTCAACAGTTGCTACGCCTTCGCGAAAGTGCAAAATATCAACAGAGAACATTAAACAAGATCATTGAAAATTTGCCGAGTCTATACTTAGACAACTGCAGAACAGGCGGTCCTGGGATTCGGACAGATTCGATTTATTTTGAGGATGATCTAACAGAAGCTGATATGTACATCAAAACAACAATTAGTAAGTTATCCcttgaacttgaaatttttaattgcgaAGCGATTCCTCTTGATAGAATTGCTGAAGAAACTCATGAACAGCAAATAGATGACACTAAAGCTGCTATAAAGCCTCCTCACTCTCGCCAAGGAAGTGGAACGAGTATGGATTTGTCCAAATTTCTACCGACAAGACTGACAACAGCAGCAACAAATGCACGacgaaacagaaaaagaaaaaggacaagGAATCAGCAAAATGTGTGTGCAACAGTAGAACTTGAAGTGCAACAATCTTTATTGCCACAGCCCGGTGATGTGGTAGAAACTGATAGTGATAAAGTAGAAGACAGTCAATTCAAGTTAGAGGCGACTGTCCTCCCAACTGAACTTATGAA of Artemia franciscana chromosome 3, ASM3288406v1, whole genome shotgun sequence contains these proteins:
- the LOC136025126 gene encoding uncharacterized protein LOC136025126 — its product is MKHFWIFCFLIFVIITPSFNVSAEETCKLAKEQGWMKYDCKAEGSLVTSKIESNATNVYISNARNVTVNLSDLPNLAVVKISNSSLVQLYFSSSTATNISRIQVLKSETVIVNVKKLPALDTLKITDAKYTDIIFPIAIRVIILHNVQLKTMPDYPRRALEILDLSENPISNIDRLDDMPVLTFLSLANTNLKKLPILNLPMLDKLILDGINLEEMSSDIFLSTPNLKEIYVSEMPRLHKLSDRVFTPLSKLDKLVLTQNKKLVSLQGVFFPYSLKFLNISENSLKYIPKSLIKAKLEYFLAHGNNLVCDCGHLWLHHWNRSNLECGEGKYSGLHLNEAMPLENCSKVELQNSTSLSSVFIYDRVILRCTFRGNPAPSITWITPYNTVYKWSSEVLMDENMTQALETGELLIPRVERKDVGRYTCTGSNAVSDFTTYVTLKMNPRTIHETKVFSVVAGLATCVAFMIIVVTVLLVKMLVERCGWQCCCKKQESPQAKRIKTMLDSLEQYRSQQLERLRESYHQQVNRVKENCALQAEKVRDTYQHQAQNVRDLRSYGTQHFTVMKDQYSEQMRKLNDYSTDRLQRVRTNYLTQRDRISRFSAQQLLRLRESAKYQQRTLNKIIENLPSLYLDNCRTGGPGIRTDSIYFEDDLTEADMYIKTTISKLSLELEIFNCEAIPLDRIAEETHEQQIDDTKAAIKPPHSRQGSGTSMDLSKFLPTRLTTAATNARRNRKRKRTRNQQNVCATVELEVQQSLLPQPGDVVETDSDKVEDSQFKLEATVLPTELMNNAELKHENKLSNMQTEEELETVLVVNSNQEVQPDLL